Sequence from the Candidatus Neomarinimicrobiota bacterium genome:
CATTTATTTACCTCCGGAGGATTTTTCGCTCTTAAGTCCGAATGATTCCCTGATGATTTCCCTTACAAATGCAAACCTGACTTCAGATTCCGTAGTCTTTGTGTGGGAATCAACGAGCGATCCGGATGGTGATACTGTAATGTACCGAGCCAAGTTTGGTCATATCGTTTTTTCAGGAGGAACAATGATTGACACCGTGAAACATGACAGCACATTGACTGACACTAGTGTTGTTGTGTATTACGAGGATATTTATGATGACCTTTTTGATTTGAGTGGCGATAACAGTGTCATCAAATGGAATGTGGCGGCCATTGCCGGATCGGATACAGTGCTTGCTGAAAATGGTCCGAGGTATGTTCTAGCGGACGGCACTTCCTTGAGCGTGGATGAAGAATTCATCCCGACCGAATTTGCGCTGCATCAGAATTACCCGAATCCATTCAATCCTGTAACGACGATCCAGTACGATATTCCCGAAGCGGGAGAGATACGACTTGACGTGTATAATATTCTCGGTGAAAAAGTGGCAACCCTTGTTCAGGGACGCCAAGAAATCGGGCGCTATACCGTACGGTGGGATGCTGCCGGCATGGCCTCTGGAATGTATTTCTATCGGATTAGTTCACCGAAGTTCACGGCGACGAAAAAACTGGTGTTGATGAAATAGTAAGTTAGTCACCCTTTTGCCCCATTCAAGTCATTTCAAGTGACGTCAAAAAAATAATCATTCTCTTAACTTGTTGTATAGGACGAGAAAAGCAAGTATTTTCCTAGGCTTTTTTCGAAACGAAAAATCATGTTTGAACAATTATCAGAAAAATTAGACGCTGTTCTCAGGAACATTCGTGGCCTCGGGAAGATTTCGGATAAGAACATTCGAGACACATCTCGTCAGATTCGTCGTGTTCTTTTGGAAGCTGATGTCCATTTTGAAGTCGCGCGAGATTTTATCAAACGCGTAGAAACTAAGGCGCTTGGCGTTACGGTTACCCAATCTGTCAAGCCGGGATATCAGTTCGTCAAAATACTTCGAGATGAAATGTCCTCACTTTTGGGATCCAAATCATCCGGAATAACTTTTGCTAAAAAACCACCGACTGTTATTCTAATGGCCGGATTGCAAGGATCCGGGAAAACTACTACCTGCTCCAAACTTGCCAAAAAAATAAATGACGAAGGAAAATCCGTCATGCTGGTAGCGGCGGATATTTATCGTCCTGCAGCGATTGATCAATTAAAAATTTTAGGGAAACAGATTAATATTCCTGTCTATTCCGAAGGCCATAAGGATCCTGTAAAAATTTGCGAAAGCGCAATTAAAGAAGCCGTAGCGGAAAAAATTCAAGTTGTTATTCTTGATACAGCAGGTAGGCTTCATGTTGATGGCGAAATGATGCAGGAAATTGAAATGATTTCTGCTAAAGTCAATCCGGATGAAACTTTATTTGTAGCGGACGGAATGACCGGACAGGATGCGGTAATTTCTGCCAAAGCATTTTCCGAAGCATTGCAACTTACTGGTACCATTCTTACAAAGATGGACGGTGATGCAAGAGGCGGTGCGGCAGTCAGCATTTCTGAGGTTACCGGTGTTCCGGTCAAGTTTATGGGTGTGAGCGAGAAAATGGATGGACTTGAAGCATTTGATCCCAAACGGGTTGCCGATAGAATTCTGGGGATGGGCGATGTGGTTTCGTTGGTGGAAAAAGCCGAAAAGGTGATGGATGCGAAACAGGCGGAAAAACTGGAAGAAAAATTAAAAAAACAGTCATTCACGCTTGATGACTATAAAGAACAGCTGAACCAAATGAAAAATATGGGTCCCTTAAGCCAACTCGTCGGAATGATGCCCGGTATGAATAAAAAAATGCTAAAAGGCTTAAATTTAGATGACAGGCAACTCATTTGGACGGAAGCAATCATCAATTCCATGACGCAAAACGAGCGAAATAATCCGTCTATTATTGATGGAAGTTGCCGATCTAGAATTGCGCAAGGCTCAGGACGAACTGTCCAAGAAGTAAACCAGCTGATAAAACAATATTTTGCACTGCAAAAAATGATGAAAAAAATGGGTAAAATGAAATTACCTGCAGGACTGAACTACCCAATTATGGGTGCACATTAAGGAGACGAAACGTGTCAACGAAGATAAGACTGAAACGCATTGGAAGACGAAACCGGCCTTTTTATAGAATGGTCGTAATGGACTCACGCAAACGAAGAGATGGTGCTGCCATCGAAGAGTTGGGCTGGTACGACCCAATTAAAACAAAAGATCAGTATGTTTTAAAACAGGAGAGAATTTTACATTGGCTAAAAGAAGGCGCCGAAACAACAGACGCTGCCCACGGACTTCTCCGCGATTCGGGGTTGGCCCACCGCTGGCATCTGATGAAACAGGGAATGGATGAAAAATCGATTGAAACAGAAATGAAAAAATGGGAACTCAATCGAGAAGAGGTGAAATCTAACCGCGCCGAAAGAGCAGCCAAAAAAGCAGAAGAAAAGAAAACCGATGCAGTTGAGGAAATACCATCCGAAGACGTAAAGGTACCTACTGAAGATGCACCCAAAGATGATGCTTCGGCAACAGAAGATGCGACAACTGAGGAAGTTGCTGAGGATGAGGAAAAGGATGAAGTTGAAAAGCCGGTAGAAGAAACAACTGAAGAAGAGCCAACTGAAGGGTCTGACGCACCTGCTGAAGAAAGCGAAGAACCCGAAGATCCAGAAGAGGAACCAAAGGAAGAAGCTGTGACAGAAGAAACTTCTAACGAAGAACCTGCTGCAGAACCTGCCGAAGATGAAAAAGCAGACGAGCCGGCAGAGGAAGCTAAAGAAGAGGAAAAGGATGAAGATCAGGTTGAGGAAGTAAAAGAGGAAGAAACGGCCGAAGCTGAACCTCTAAAGGAAGTTGCTGAGGATGAGGAAAAGGATGAAGTTGAAAAGCCGGTAGAAGAAACAACTGAAGAAGAGCCAACGGATAAATCTGATGCACCTGCTGAAGAACGCGAAGAACCCGAACCAGAACCTGAGCCTGAACCCGAACCAGAACCTGAAGTAGAACCTGAAAAAGAAACAGAAGAAACAGTGGATGAATCTGAAGGAATTGAGCCAGCTGAAGAGCAAGTTAAAGCAGAAAGTATTGAGGAAGGAAAGAAGGAGGACAAATGATGGAAGAATTCATTGAAGTTGCTGTAAAGTCACTGGTGGATAAACCGGATGAAGTTCAAATTCATAAAGTGGAAACAGAACAAAGCATCATTTTCGAACTCACGGTTGGTGAGGGAGATTATGGCAAAGTCATAGGGAAAAAAGGACGAAATATTTCCGCTATCAGGACAATCCTATTTGCGATTAATGCCAAAGAAGGCGGCAAACGCGCCAGACTAGAAGTTATTGATTTGGTGGATAATGAATAAACTTTTTCCCATTGGGAAAGTAACCAAAGTCTCCGGGCTAAAAGGTGAAGTGCATGTCATTCCACTCTGCAGATATTTTGAAGATTATGCTGAAAATCCAACTCTATTTTTAGGGTATTCTAATGATTCGGCTTTGGAAATGAAGCTGAAAAAATCTGCCAGAATAGGAAAAAAGACACGAATCTTATTTGAAGGTGTACAAAACAGACTTGAAGCGGAGGCGCTTGTGGGGCAAAAGGTTTTCACACATGCATCCGAAAGTGACCCAATTTCTTTTGTTTCGCAGGATTTGATCGGATACGAAGTCTTCACAGATTCGGGTAAATTCGTAGGCAATTTAAAAGATATTCTTTGGTTGCCTGCAAACGATGTGTACACGATCGAAAAAGATGAGAAAGAGTTTTTAATTCCGGTTATTTCCGAAATCGTAAATTCGATTGATCATAACAATGAAGAAATTGTGATTCGCCCTATAGACGGATTGATGGATCATTAATGCAGATAGCAATTATTACAACGGTCCCCGACTTGGTTAAAACAACCATCCGCTATAGTATTCTTCGCCAAGGGGAAGAACGCGATGCCGTCCAATTCCATGTTGTTGATCTAAGAGAGTTTGGCGAAGGAAATTACCGACAGGTTGACGACACCCCTTTTGGTGGCGGTAGTGGAATGGTGTTGATGGCGGGACCCATGTTTAAAGCAATTGAACATGCATTTGAATTGGTAGGCGGACAAGACGGAACAGCCGTGGTGTATCCGAATCCGCAAGGTGAAATATGGTCCGACGGTGTGGCAACAACTTTGTGCGACACAGAACGCATTATTTTTATTTGCGGACATTACAAGGGAATTGATCAACGTGTGATTCAAAAATATGTCACACATGAATTTTCTATTGGCGATTTTGTTGTGTCAGCAGGCGAACTTCCTGCACTATTGATGATGGATAGCATTATTCGCTTAGTCCCGGGTGTATTGAATTCCCGAGAATCTGCCTTGTCCGATAGTTTTACATCCGGCTTACTTGATACTCCCTGGTTCACAAAACCTAGGGAAATAGATGGAATGGAAGTTCCTGATACCCTTTTAAGCGGGCACCACGATCATATTGATAGCTGGCGTCAAAATCAGCGTGAAAAACGGACGCAGATGAGACGACCGGATTTATGGGAAAAATATAAAGATAAAATGAAATCTATGGAGAGTGAACAATGACAAATACACAATCAAACCAATTAAAAACTGACATTCCAAAATTTAATTCAGGCGATACCCTTTCTGTGGACGTAAGAGTCGTTGAAGGCGGTAAAGAACGAACGCAGAAATTTGAAGGAGTGGTTATCGGTAGAAAAGGTGCAGGTATTTCTGCAACATTTACATTAAGGAAAATTTCAGGGGGAGTTGGTGTGGAACGTATTTTCCCGCTTCATTCACCTTTGCTAAAGACCGTAAAAGTAACACGGCGTGGAAAGGTGCGGAGAGCCAAACTAAATTACTTGCGAAAGCTAACTGGGAAAGCAACCAGAATTACGGAAAAGCGGTAATCTTAATCCCACATCTTAAAAGCCCTTCCCGTCCTCGGTTAGGGCTTTTGTGTATATGAATCGACAAGCCAAAATAATTCTAGCATTAACAGGTGCTTCTCATATGGTTGCACATTCGCTCATGTTGGTTTATCCAACTTTAATGGTAATTATTAAAGATGAGCTGGGTTTGGGTTTTGATGCTCTCGGTTTTATAGCACTTGGGAGCTCATTTATGTTTGGTTTAGGGGCAATTCCTGCAGGATATTTTGAAAACAAACTCGGCGGAAGGAAACTGTTGCTCATTTTTCAGTTTTCTTGTCTTTTAGCTGGAATATTGGTGGCACTTTCCTCCACAACAACCCAATTTACCTTAGCACTCATATTTGTTGGTTTTGTTGCATCCATTTATCATCCGGCAGGATTAACCATTTTATCCAGACGGGTTCGTCCAATGGGAAGAGCCATGGCAATTCATGGAATTATGGGTTCTATTGGTTTAGCCCTAGGTCCAATTTTGGCAACCGTTTTTGCCGAGTGGGGTATATGGCGATATGTATATCTTTTTCTAGCAAGTGTCGGTGGTGTTTTAGGGCTGGCGACATTGGTTCTGATTCCCAAAAAGGATTCACCTGAGGAACTAGAAACGGATAAAGCTCTTTCCCCTGATTCAACAAATAAAAAGGCACTTATTTATTTTTACATTACAGCCGTACTAATGGGGTTGGCATACAACGGATTTACCACATTTATGCCTTCACACTTTGCCATGAATACGAATGAATTTTTAGGAAATCTTTCGAGCACATTTAAGGCAGGTTTTTTTCCTGCGTTGGTTTTTCTTTCTGGAATATGCGGACAATGGATCGGTGGAATTCTTGCGGATAAATATCCCAGACCTGTGGTATTGATTTGGGTTGTACTTCTAAATATCCCATTTCTTATATTAATGGGAATCAGTACAGATCATTATTTAGTTGTGTGGAGTATTTTTCTCGGAATTACTCATTTTAATTTTCAACCCATTGCCAATACGTTGATTTCAGAATTAACCCATTCCAAAATGCGCGGGCTTGGATTTGGTATTAATTTTTTCTTGACGTTTGGTGTGGGCGCCATTGCAGCCGGATTGAGTGGAATTATCGCACAGAAATTTGGTGTAATCTGGGTTTTTCCGACCATGGGAATCATTCTTATTCCTGCTGTACTTACTGCGCTGATGGTAATTGAAAGTACCCGAGTTTCATCTTGATAATTCTTCAAGAATTAAGCAAGTTTTACCCATGTCAAAATCTCAGTTAAAATCCTTACCATCTGTATCTGAAGTGTTACTTGAAGTAGGGGCGGATATGTCTCTGCATAATGACTATATAAAATATATAATTAATCAAGAATTGAAATGGATGCGATCTAAAGCAAAAGGCGGAAATTTTCCTGATAAACGTAAACAAATTTTAAAAAAAATTATCCAAAAAATTAAGGAAGCACAAACTGGATCTCATTCATCGGTCATCAATGGTACCGGAATCGTTCTCCATACTGGATTTGGTCGAGCACCAATGTCTAAAAAAATCATTAAATCGGTAACCGCAAAACTGGAACAATATTCCAACATCGAATTGGATTTGTCCTCAGGAAAAAGAGGTCAGCGACAGGATCATTGTAGAAGGAATTTATCTGCTTTATGCCGGTCGGATGATTCTATGGCTGTCAATAACAATGCAGCCGCAGTTTTTCTTTGTTTAAACACCTTTGCTGAAGGAAAAGAAGTCATTATTTCACGCGGACAGGAAGTCGAAATTGGCGGTTCGTTCAGGATACCGGATGTTATTCGCAAAAGTGGATGCAAAATGGTGGAAGTTGGTACCACAAATCGAACGCGTATCGAAGATTATCAGAAGGCGATTTCGAAGAATACTGCTTTGCTTCTTTGGGTGCATACCAGCAATTATATTGTAAAGGGGTTTACCCAGTCGGTTGACCTAACAGATTTGGTTGCTCTCGGGCGGAAAGCTAAAATTCCGGTTCTTGCAGATTTGGGCAGCGGAGCTCTTGTGGACATGGATGCCATCGGACTTCCTCAAGAATTGCCCGTTTCAGCGGTCATAAAATCGGGTGTGGATGTGGTCACATTCTCTGGTGACAAATTGCTTGGCGGTCCTCAATCTGGCCTTATTGCAGGCAAGAAAAAACACATATCAACCATCTTAAATAACCCAATTTACCGTACCGTTCGATGTGATAAATGGACGATCGCTCTCTTAGATGAGACGTTAAGACATTATGGGAATACGAAATCGAATTTAGCCCTCAACCTTTTAAAAACATCTCGAATGACTTTAAAATCTCATGCTGAAAAAATTCTGAAAGGTGTTTTAAAAAAGAAACAATCGGCACTTGGAATTTCAATTGTAGAAACAGAAGTAGAAGCTGGAAGCGGCTCACTTCCCGATGCTCCATTGCCAAGTGTTGCGTTAAGGTTTTCCTCAAATAAATATACGGCTTCCAAACTTTCAGCCGCCTTCAGAAAGCTGAATTATCCCATTGTTGGTTACTGTTCCGGACGAGCATTTTTCATTGATTTAAAAGCCATTCTTCCCGGGCAACACCTTATCCTGACCGACGCAATTAACCAGATATAAACCGTGATGCAGGTTGTCATCGGAACAGCAGGACATATTGATCACGGAAAAACATCTCTCGTTGAAGCGCTTACCGGAACCAACACTGATAATCTCGATGAGGAAAAATCAAGAGGAATGACGATCAATCTGGGGTTTGCTTACCTCAACGAAAACATCACGATTATTGACGTCCCAGGGCATGAAAAATTTGTGCGTAATATGGTG
This genomic interval carries:
- the rplS gene encoding 50S ribosomal protein L19 — encoded protein: MTNTQSNQLKTDIPKFNSGDTLSVDVRVVEGGKERTQKFEGVVIGRKGAGISATFTLRKISGGVGVERIFPLHSPLLKTVKVTRRGKVRRAKLNYLRKLTGKATRITEKR
- a CDS encoding KH domain-containing protein, giving the protein MMEEFIEVAVKSLVDKPDEVQIHKVETEQSIIFELTVGEGDYGKVIGKKGRNISAIRTILFAINAKEGGKRARLEVIDLVDNE
- the rimM gene encoding 16S rRNA processing protein RimM, with protein sequence MNKLFPIGKVTKVSGLKGEVHVIPLCRYFEDYAENPTLFLGYSNDSALEMKLKKSARIGKKTRILFEGVQNRLEAEALVGQKVFTHASESDPISFVSQDLIGYEVFTDSGKFVGNLKDILWLPANDVYTIEKDEKEFLIPVISEIVNSIDHNNEEIVIRPIDGLMDH
- the selA gene encoding L-seryl-tRNA(Sec) selenium transferase, with protein sequence MSKSQLKSLPSVSEVLLEVGADMSLHNDYIKYIINQELKWMRSKAKGGNFPDKRKQILKKIIQKIKEAQTGSHSSVINGTGIVLHTGFGRAPMSKKIIKSVTAKLEQYSNIELDLSSGKRGQRQDHCRRNLSALCRSDDSMAVNNNAAAVFLCLNTFAEGKEVIISRGQEVEIGGSFRIPDVIRKSGCKMVEVGTTNRTRIEDYQKAISKNTALLLWVHTSNYIVKGFTQSVDLTDLVALGRKAKIPVLADLGSGALVDMDAIGLPQELPVSAVIKSGVDVVTFSGDKLLGGPQSGLIAGKKKHISTILNNPIYRTVRCDKWTIALLDETLRHYGNTKSNLALNLLKTSRMTLKSHAEKILKGVLKKKQSALGISIVETEVEAGSGSLPDAPLPSVALRFSSNKYTASKLSAAFRKLNYPIVGYCSGRAFFIDLKAILPGQHLILTDAINQI
- a CDS encoding MFS transporter; translation: MNRQAKIILALTGASHMVAHSLMLVYPTLMVIIKDELGLGFDALGFIALGSSFMFGLGAIPAGYFENKLGGRKLLLIFQFSCLLAGILVALSSTTTQFTLALIFVGFVASIYHPAGLTILSRRVRPMGRAMAIHGIMGSIGLALGPILATVFAEWGIWRYVYLFLASVGGVLGLATLVLIPKKDSPEELETDKALSPDSTNKKALIYFYITAVLMGLAYNGFTTFMPSHFAMNTNEFLGNLSSTFKAGFFPALVFLSGICGQWIGGILADKYPRPVVLIWVVLLNIPFLILMGISTDHYLVVWSIFLGITHFNFQPIANTLISELTHSKMRGLGFGINFFLTFGVGAIAAGLSGIIAQKFGVIWVFPTMGIILIPAVLTALMVIESTRVSS
- the ffh gene encoding signal recognition particle protein; this encodes MMFEQLSEKLDAVLRNIRGLGKISDKNIRDTSRQIRRVLLEADVHFEVARDFIKRVETKALGVTVTQSVKPGYQFVKILRDEMSSLLGSKSSGITFAKKPPTVILMAGLQGSGKTTTCSKLAKKINDEGKSVMLVAADIYRPAAIDQLKILGKQINIPVYSEGHKDPVKICESAIKEAVAEKIQVVILDTAGRLHVDGEMMQEIEMISAKVNPDETLFVADGMTGQDAVISAKAFSEALQLTGTILTKMDGDARGGAAVSISEVTGVPVKFMGVSEKMDGLEAFDPKRVADRILGMGDVVSLVEKAEKVMDAKQAEKLEEKLKKQSFTLDDYKEQLNQMKNMGPLSQLVGMMPGMNKKMLKGLNLDDRQLIWTEAIINSMTQNERNNPSIIDGSCRSRIAQGSGRTVQEVNQLIKQYFALQKMMKKMGKMKLPAGLNYPIMGAH
- the rpsP gene encoding 30S ribosomal protein S16; its protein translation is MSTKIRLKRIGRRNRPFYRMVVMDSRKRRDGAAIEELGWYDPIKTKDQYVLKQERILHWLKEGAETTDAAHGLLRDSGLAHRWHLMKQGMDEKSIETEMKKWELNREEVKSNRAERAAKKAEEKKTDAVEEIPSEDVKVPTEDAPKDDASATEDATTEEVAEDEEKDEVEKPVEETTEEEPTEGSDAPAEESEEPEDPEEEPKEEAVTEETSNEEPAAEPAEDEKADEPAEEAKEEEKDEDQVEEVKEEETAEAEPLKEVAEDEEKDEVEKPVEETTEEEPTDKSDAPAEEREEPEPEPEPEPEPEPEVEPEKETEETVDESEGIEPAEEQVKAESIEEGKKEDK
- the trmD gene encoding tRNA (guanosine(37)-N1)-methyltransferase TrmD; amino-acid sequence: MQIAIITTVPDLVKTTIRYSILRQGEERDAVQFHVVDLREFGEGNYRQVDDTPFGGGSGMVLMAGPMFKAIEHAFELVGGQDGTAVVYPNPQGEIWSDGVATTLCDTERIIFICGHYKGIDQRVIQKYVTHEFSIGDFVVSAGELPALLMMDSIIRLVPGVLNSRESALSDSFTSGLLDTPWFTKPREIDGMEVPDTLLSGHHDHIDSWRQNQREKRTQMRRPDLWEKYKDKMKSMESEQ